Proteins from one Panicum virgatum strain AP13 chromosome 7K, P.virgatum_v5, whole genome shotgun sequence genomic window:
- the LOC120642735 gene encoding U4/U6 small nuclear ribonucleoprotein Prp31 homolog, with product MASLADSFLADLDELSDNEGYPEEDNAEAAGMEDDGDDDMPDLESLNYDDLDSVSKLQKTQRYNDIMQKVEDALQKGTDFSNQGSILEEDPEYQLIVDCNALSVDIENEIIIIHNFIRDKYRLKFPELESLVHHPIDYARVVKKIGNEMDLTLVDLEGLLPSAIIMVVSVTASTTSGKPLSEENLEKTIDACDRALTLDAAKKKVLDFVESRMGYIAPNLSAIVGSAVASKLMGTAGGLGALAKMPACNVQLLGAKRKNLAGFSTATSQFRVGYLEQTEVFQSTPPALRTRACRLIAAKSTLAARIDSIRGDPTGKAGRNLLEEIRKKIEKWQEPPPAKLPKPLPVPDSEPKKKRGGRRLRKMKERYAQTDMMKLANRMQFGIPEESSLGDGLGEGYGMLGQAGSGKLRVSAGQSKLAAKVAKKFKEKSYGSSGATSGLTSSLAFTPVQGIELSNPQAQGNPLGGGTQSTYFSETGRFSKIRRTQ from the exons ATG GCGAGCCTTGCTGATTCTTTTCTAGCGGATCTTGATGAACTGTCAGACAATGAAGGCTATCCT GAAGAAGACAATGCTGAGGCAGCTGGTATGGaggatgatggtgatgatgatatGCCTGACCTTGAGTCCCTTAATTACGATGATCTGGATAGTGTCTCAAAGTTGCAGAAGACACAACGCTATAATGACATAATGCAA aaaGTTGAAGATGCACTTCAGAAAGGCACTGACTTCTCCAATCAAGGTTCCATCCTGGAGGAGGATCCAGAGTACCAGCTTATCGTTGATTGCAATGCTTTATCAGTAGATATTGAGAATGAGATCATCATAATCCATAATTTCATACGTGACAAGTATAGGTTGAAGTTTCCTGAACTGGAATCCCTCGTTCATCATCCGATCGATTATGCCCGTGTTGTCAAAAAGATTGGAAATGAGATGGATTTAACACTTGTAGATCTGGAAGGGCTTTTACCTTCTGCAATTATAATGGTTGTCTCCGTGACAGCATCAACAACAAGTGGGAAACCTCTTTCTGAGGAAAATTTGGAAAAAACCATTGATGCTTGTGACAGAGCCCTTACGCTCGATGCTGCAAAAAAGAAAGTGCTTGATTTTGTAGAGAGCAGAATGGGTTATATTGCACCAAACCTTTCTGCCATTGTTGGCAGTGCGGTTGCCTCAAAACTGATGGGTACTGCTGGTGGTCTGGGAGCACTTGCAAAAATGCCTGCTTGTAATGTTCAGTTACTTGGTGCAAAGAGGAAAAATCTTGCTGGATTTTCTACTGCCACATCTCAATTTCGAGTTGGCTATCTTGAACAAACCGAGGTATTTCAGAGCACACCTCCAGCTCTGAGGACTAGGGCTTGCAGACTTATTGCTGCGAAGTCAACTCTAGCAGCAAGGATTGATTCAATTAGAGGTGATCCAACTGGAAAAGCTGGACGGAACTTATTAGAAGAAATTCGTAAGAAGATTGAGAAGTGGCAAGAACCGCCTCCAGCAAAGCTTCCAAAGCCACTTCCTGTTCCGGACTCTGAACCTAAAAAGAAGAGAGGGGGTCGTCGGCTTCGTAAAATGAAAGAAAG GTATGCGCAAACTGATATGATGAAGCTTGCAAACCGGATGCAATTTGGGATTCCAGAGGAGAGCTCATTAG GTGATGGCTTGGGGGAAGGTTATGGCATGCTCGGACAGGCAGGAAGTGGCAAGCTGCGTGTGTCAGCTGGACAAAGCAAACTTGCTGCTAAAGTGGCCAAGAA ATTCAAGGAGAAGAGCTATGGTAGCAGCGGTGCAACTTCAGGATTGACATCTAGTTTGGCATTTACACCAGTTCAG GGAATAGAGTTGTCAAATCCACAGGCCCAAGGGAACCCGCTTGGAGGTGGAACTCAAAGTACCTACTTTTCTGAGACTGGCAGATTTTCGAAGATCAGGAGGACCCAATAG
- the LOC120642734 gene encoding putative glycerol-3-phosphate transporter 1, with the protein MGSSSHQKGRIRTKKPLGIQLFECVQGSPISFRSCQALVLVLTFLSYASYHATRKTTSIVKSVLDPKTNLGMLHWPSHLYLQNLKGSENNTLSSGWAPFNAKDGTALLGEIDLAFLGVYAIGMFFAGHLGDRVDLRILLTIGMIGTGLFTAAFGAGYWFNIHSFYYFLGMQMMAGLFQSSGWPSVVAVVGNWFGKSKRGLIMGIWNAHTSVGNISGSLIAAAMLKYGWSWSFAVPGIMIALVGLTVFLLLPVSPDVIGIQEDLHFKDSEKTDMDAPLLERSSEAKEKAVGFIEAWRIPGVAPFALCLFFCKLVAYTFLYWLPFYISHTAIGGQYLSDSSAGVLSTLFDVGGVVGGILAGHISDHLDARALTAASFTFSAIPALFFYRIYGSVSLTWNIALMFVTGMLVNGPYALITTAVSADLGTHSSLNGNSRALATVTAIIDGTGSIGAAVGPLLTGYISARSWSAVFTMLMASALVAGLLLTRLVVAEVVAKMESRRAPAPAAGDLPMSTTTTMDEP; encoded by the exons ATGGGCTCTTCAAGTCATCAGAAAGGCAGAATTCGTACCAAAAAGCCCTTGGGAATTCAACTTTTTGAGTGTGTCCAGGGAAGTCCTATCTCCTTCAGATCATGCCAGGCTCTTGTATTAGTATTGACGTTCTTATCATATGCCAGCTACCATGCCACTAGAAAAACTACAAGCATTGTTAAGAGTGTTCTTGATCCTAAGACAAACCTAGGTATGTTGCACTGGCCCAGCCATCTCTATCTTCAAAATTTGAAAGGCTCTGAGAACAATACACTCTCTAGTGGCTGGGCTCCATTCAACGCCAAAGATGGTACTGCATTGCTTGGCGAGATTGACTTGGCTTTTCTTGGTGTATATGCAATTGGCATGTTCTTTGCTGGGCATTTGGGCGACCGGGTGGATCTGAGGATCCTTCTCACTATTGGTATGATAGGAACTGGATTGTTCACTGCTGCTTTCGGAGCCGGCTACTGGTTCAATATACACAGCTTCTACTACTTTCTGGGCATGCAGATGATGGCTGGCCTGTTTCAGTCATCTGGATGGCCTTCAGTAGTTGCAGTGGTTGGCAATTGGTTTGGGAAGAGCAAGAGGGGGCTGATAATGGGAATTTGGAATGCCCACACATCTGTAGGAAACATATCTGGCTCTCTGATTGCTGCTGCAATGTTGAAGTATGGATGGTCCTGGTCCTTTGCTGTGCCCGGTATCATGATCGCACTAGTCGGGCTCACGGTGTTCCTGTTGTTGCCCGTTAGTCCTGATGTGATTGGAATTCAGGAGGATCTCCATTTTAAGGACTCTGAAAAGACTGACATGGACGCCCCTTTGTTGGAACGGAGCTCGGAAGCAAAAGAGAAGGCAGTTGGATTTATTGAGGCCTGGAGAATTCCTGGTGTAGCTCCTTTCGCTCTCTGCCTTTTCTTCTGCAAGCTTGTGGCCTATACGTTCCTGTATTGGCTTCCCTTTTATATCAGCCACACAG CCATTGGCGGTCAATACTTGTCAGACTCCTCGGCCGGCGTGCTGTCAACTCTGTTCGACGTGGGTGGCGTTGTCGGCGGCATCCTCGCCGGCCACATCTCCGACCACCTGGACGCCCGGGCGCTGACGGCCGCGAGCTTCACCTTCTCCGCGATCCCGGCGCTCTTCTTCTACCGCATCTACGGGAGCGTCTCGCTGACGTGGAACATCGCGCTCATGTTCGTCACGGGGATGCTGGTGAACGGCCCCTACGCGCTGATCACGACGGCCGTGTCGGCGGACCTCGGCACGCACAGCTCCCTGAACGGAAACTCCCGGGCGCTGGCCACCGTGACGGCGATCATCGACGGCACGGGCTCCATCGGCGCGGCGGTGGGCCCGCTGCTGACGGGGTACATCTCCGCCAGGAGCTGGAGCGCCGTGTTCACGATGCTGATGGCATCGGCGCTCGTCGCGGGGCTGCTGCTGACGAggctggtggtggcggaggtggtCGCCAAGATGGAGTCCCGGAGGGCGCCCGCCCCAGCTGCCGGCGACCTGCCCatgtccaccaccaccaccatggaTGAACCGTAG